One stretch of Streptomyces peucetius DNA includes these proteins:
- a CDS encoding ABC transporter substrate-binding protein, translating into MPGLFRAAEALFAAALLAVVTACGSRLPERAFDASPDPAGAGREPLRVGIIASATSPVGGAAFDGPGEGARAYFDAVNARGGIDGRRVEVVTCDDGGSGVGNNACVHRLIDEHKVFALVATTVLDYAGAPRVSRAGVPDIGGQPIGTAYDTYPHLYGIYGSDAPRTGEAPGWDGTLYGGTEVYRWFKRHQGARTAAVVSYNQASSAVYARLVARGLEAEGYRVVSEQLDFALPNFRAVAADIGRSGADLVFDALDAHGNARLCKAMDDVGTRVTAKVTNVQNWNSAVPRDYQDAPGCRNALWATGASRNYQDTGHPAVREFRRAMGDGELSQWQLEGWAAAMWFTDAARSCSAGLTRACVERYLNRPEPYTARGLLLPVSFRHLEEPPATRRACLSVARWQDGRGWVTQGGDMNHNCFRVPQIPYRPQ; encoded by the coding sequence ATGCCAGGGCTGTTCCGGGCTGCTGAGGCGCTGTTCGCCGCGGCGCTGCTCGCCGTGGTGACCGCCTGCGGCAGCCGGCTGCCCGAACGCGCCTTCGACGCCTCCCCGGACCCGGCCGGCGCCGGGCGTGAACCGCTGCGCGTCGGCATCATCGCCAGCGCCACGAGCCCCGTCGGCGGCGCGGCCTTCGACGGCCCGGGCGAGGGGGCCCGCGCCTACTTCGACGCCGTCAACGCCCGCGGCGGCATCGACGGCCGCCGCGTGGAGGTCGTCACGTGCGACGACGGGGGCAGTGGCGTCGGCAACAACGCGTGCGTGCACCGCCTGATCGACGAGCACAAGGTCTTCGCCCTGGTCGCCACCACCGTGCTCGACTACGCGGGCGCGCCCCGGGTGTCCCGCGCGGGCGTCCCCGACATCGGCGGCCAGCCCATCGGCACGGCGTACGACACCTATCCGCATCTGTACGGCATCTACGGCAGCGACGCCCCGCGCACCGGCGAGGCACCCGGCTGGGACGGCACCCTCTACGGCGGCACCGAGGTCTACCGATGGTTCAAGCGGCACCAGGGCGCCCGTACCGCTGCCGTCGTCTCCTACAACCAGGCGTCGTCCGCCGTGTACGCACGGCTGGTCGCCCGGGGGCTGGAGGCGGAGGGCTACCGCGTGGTGTCCGAGCAGCTGGACTTCGCGCTGCCGAACTTCCGTGCGGTGGCCGCCGACATCGGGCGAAGCGGCGCCGACCTCGTCTTCGACGCCCTGGACGCACACGGCAACGCCCGGCTGTGCAAGGCGATGGACGACGTCGGGACGCGGGTGACCGCCAAGGTCACCAACGTCCAGAACTGGAACTCCGCCGTCCCGCGCGACTACCAGGACGCTCCCGGCTGCCGCAACGCGCTGTGGGCGACCGGCGCGAGCCGCAACTACCAGGACACCGGCCACCCGGCCGTACGCGAGTTCAGGCGGGCCATGGGCGATGGAGAGCTGTCGCAGTGGCAGCTCGAGGGCTGGGCGGCGGCCATGTGGTTCACGGACGCGGCCAGGTCCTGCTCCGCCGGCCTCACCAGGGCCTGCGTCGAGCGCTACCTGAACCGCCCGGAGCCGTACACCGCACGCGGACTGCTGCTGCCCGTCTCGTTCCGGCACCTCGAGGAGCCGCCCGCAACGCGCCGCGCGTGTCTGTCCGTTGCGCGCTGGCAGGACGGCCGCGGCTGGGTCACCCAGGGGGGCGACATGAACCACAACTGCTTCCGGGTTCCGCAGATTCCCTACCGCCCTCAGTAG
- a CDS encoding glycosyltransferase family 4 protein yields MRISFLLHNAYGIGGTIRTTFNLAGALAERHDVEIVSVFRHRDEPVMGAPAGVTMKHLVDLRKKSPGYDGDDPLAKRPAKVFPRGDGRHKQYSRLTDTRIGAHLASLHADLVVGTRPGLNVHIARQTRRGVVRVGQEHLTLDSHGYRLRREIAHRYTVLDAITTVTEADARSYRERMKLPGVRMEAVPNSVPEPAVAPADCTAKWVVAAGRLTRVKRYDLLVKAFSKVVATRPDWRLRIYGSGDATGNEKQALTALIDERGLSDHVFLMGPANPLEAEWVKGSIAAVTSSLESFGMTIVEAMRCGLPVVSTDCPHGPREIIEDGVDGRLVPVGDVDAIADALLELIGDDELRQRAGRAALAASARFDPVTVAARHEALFTELVTRSASGHSRGALSEALHRGRSTLFDAGYGLRHRAADLIRRSRKSA; encoded by the coding sequence ATGCGCATTTCATTTCTGCTCCACAACGCCTATGGCATCGGCGGGACGATCAGGACGACGTTCAACCTCGCCGGCGCGCTCGCCGAACGGCACGACGTCGAGATCGTCTCCGTCTTCCGCCACCGCGACGAGCCGGTCATGGGCGCACCCGCCGGCGTCACCATGAAGCACCTGGTGGACCTGCGGAAGAAGAGCCCCGGCTACGACGGGGACGACCCGCTGGCCAAGCGGCCGGCGAAGGTCTTCCCGCGCGGTGACGGCCGCCACAAGCAGTACAGCCGGCTCACCGACACCAGGATCGGCGCCCATCTGGCCTCGCTCCACGCCGACTTGGTCGTCGGCACCCGACCGGGACTCAACGTGCACATCGCCCGCCAGACCAGGCGGGGCGTGGTGCGGGTCGGCCAGGAGCATCTGACGCTCGACAGCCACGGGTACCGGCTGCGCCGTGAGATAGCCCACCGCTACACGGTGCTCGACGCGATCACCACCGTCACGGAGGCGGACGCCCGCTCGTACCGGGAGCGGATGAAGCTGCCCGGCGTACGGATGGAGGCGGTCCCCAACAGCGTGCCGGAGCCGGCCGTCGCTCCCGCGGACTGCACGGCGAAGTGGGTCGTCGCCGCCGGCCGCCTGACCCGCGTCAAACGGTACGACCTGCTCGTCAAGGCCTTCTCCAAGGTGGTCGCGACCCGCCCCGACTGGCGGCTGCGGATCTACGGCAGTGGGGACGCGACCGGCAACGAGAAGCAGGCGCTGACCGCTCTCATCGACGAGCGCGGACTGAGCGACCACGTCTTTCTCATGGGACCCGCGAACCCGCTGGAGGCGGAGTGGGTCAAGGGCTCGATCGCGGCGGTCACCTCCAGCCTCGAGTCCTTCGGCATGACCATCGTCGAGGCGATGCGCTGCGGTCTGCCGGTCGTCTCCACCGACTGCCCGCACGGACCCCGCGAGATCATCGAGGACGGTGTCGACGGCCGGCTCGTCCCGGTCGGCGACGTGGACGCGATCGCCGACGCACTGCTCGAGCTGATCGGCGACGACGAGCTGCGGCAGCGCGCCGGCCGCGCGGCGCTGGCCGCGTCGGCCCGGTTCGACCCGGTCACCGTCGCCGCGCGCCACGAGGCGCTGTTCACCGAGCTCGTCACCCGCAGTGCAAGCGGGCACTCACGCGGTGCGCTGAGCGAGGCGCTGCACCGTGGCCGCAGCACGCTGTTCGACGCGGGGTACGGGCTGCGTCACCGTGCGGCGGACCTGATCCGCAGAAGCAGGAAGAGCGCATGA
- a CDS encoding helix-turn-helix transcriptional regulator, with product MLETSARLLRLLSLLQAHREWSGADLADRLGVTPRTVRRDVDRLRELGYPVNASPGTGGGYQLGAGAELPPLLLDDEEAVAVAVGLRTAAGQGIEGIGETSVRALAKLEQVLPDRLRRRVGALNSFTVPMLRGQQRSTVDAGVLTELANACRDSERLRFEYRDHGGSATRRTVEPHRLVCTERRWYLVAWDVERDDWRTFRADRIVPKPPHGPRFAPRTPPAEDLAAYVSQGVSNRAYATRAVVRLHTSAERAAEFVGPSDGVLEPVDDGRCLLRTGAANLDVLVIHVLLMGVDFEVVEPPELTGRIRALRDRLSRAMAPESP from the coding sequence ATGTTGGAAACCTCGGCACGACTGCTGCGCCTGCTGTCCCTCCTCCAGGCGCACCGTGAATGGTCCGGCGCCGACCTGGCGGACCGGCTCGGTGTCACACCGCGCACCGTCCGCAGGGACGTGGACCGGCTGCGTGAGCTCGGCTACCCGGTCAACGCCAGTCCGGGCACCGGCGGCGGTTACCAGCTGGGCGCGGGCGCCGAACTGCCGCCGCTGCTCCTGGACGACGAGGAGGCCGTGGCGGTGGCCGTCGGCCTGCGCACCGCCGCCGGCCAGGGCATCGAGGGCATCGGCGAGACGTCCGTACGCGCCCTGGCCAAGCTGGAGCAGGTGTTGCCGGACCGGCTGCGGCGGCGGGTGGGCGCGCTCAATTCGTTCACCGTTCCGATGCTGCGCGGACAGCAGCGTTCGACCGTGGACGCCGGTGTGCTGACGGAGCTGGCGAACGCCTGCCGGGACAGCGAGCGGCTCCGTTTCGAGTACCGCGACCACGGCGGGTCCGCCACCCGCCGCACCGTCGAGCCCCACCGGCTGGTGTGCACGGAGCGCCGCTGGTACCTCGTCGCCTGGGACGTCGAGCGCGACGACTGGCGCACCTTCCGCGCCGACCGGATCGTTCCCAAGCCCCCGCACGGCCCCCGTTTCGCGCCCCGCACTCCTCCCGCGGAGGATCTCGCGGCTTATGTCTCCCAGGGCGTCTCCAACCGTGCGTACGCGACCCGGGCGGTCGTCCGGCTGCACACCTCCGCCGAGCGTGCGGCCGAGTTCGTCGGTCCGTCCGACGGGGTGCTGGAGCCGGTCGACGACGGCCGGTGCCTGCTGCGGACCGGGGCGGCGAACCTGGACGTGCTGGTGATCCACGTGCTGCTGATGGGCGTCGACTTCGAGGTCGTCGAGCCGCCGGAGCTGACCGGGCGCATCCGGGCGCTCCGCGACCGGCTGTCCCGCGCGATGGCACCGGAAAGCCCGTGA
- a CDS encoding I78 family peptidase inhibitor, which yields MAPIPSPPAQPDDNPESYVGLDALEAEQQARERGWSTVRALPPGSIITMEYVAGRLNFEVKDGSVIRCWKG from the coding sequence ATGGCACCCATACCGAGCCCTCCCGCACAGCCCGACGACAACCCGGAGTCGTATGTCGGCCTCGACGCCCTCGAGGCCGAGCAGCAGGCCCGTGAGCGGGGCTGGTCGACCGTCAGAGCGCTGCCGCCCGGCTCGATCATCACGATGGAGTACGTCGCGGGCCGGCTGAACTTCGAGGTGAAGGACGGCTCGGTCATCCGCTGCTGGAAGGGCTGA